One window of the Ammospiza nelsoni isolate bAmmNel1 chromosome 2, bAmmNel1.pri, whole genome shotgun sequence genome contains the following:
- the FAM76B gene encoding protein FAM76B isoform X1 — protein MAAAGAAAAPALYACTKCNQRYPFEELSQGQQLCKECRIAHPIVKCTYCRSEFQQESKTNTICKKCAQNVKQFGTPKPCQYCNIIAAFIGTKCQRCTNSEKKYGPPQTCEQCKQQCAFDRKEEGRRKVDGKLLCWLCTLSYKRVLQKTKEQRKSLGSSHSNSSSSSLTEKDQHHSKHHHHHHHHHRHSSSHHKISNLSPEQDQGLWKQSHKSSAAIQNETPKKKPKLESKPSNGDSSSINQSADSGGTDNFVLISQLKEEVMSLKRLLQQRDQTILEKDKKLTELKADFQYQESNLRTKMNSMEKAHKETVEQLQAKNRELLKQVAALSKGKKFDKSGSILTSP, from the exons atggcggcggcgggcgcggcggccGCCCCGGCGCTTTATGCGTGCACCAAGTGCAACCAGCGGTACCCGTTCGAGGAGCTCTCgcagggccagcagctgtgcaag GAGTGCCGCATCGCCCACCCCATCGTGAAGTGCACCTACTGCCGCTCCGAGTTCCAGCAGGAGAG CAAAACCAACACAATATGCAAGAAATGTGCCCAAAACGTGAAGCAGTTTGGAACG cccaAGCCTTGTCAGTATTGTAACATTATTGCAGCATTTATTGGCACAAAATGCCAGCGTTGCACCAACTCAGAGAAGAAGTATGGCCCGCCCCAGACCTGTGAGCAGTGCAAACAGCAATGTGCTTTTGATCGAAAAgaggagggaagaaggaag GTTGATGGAAAGTTGTTGTGTTGGCTCTGCACGCTGTCCTACAAGAGAGTGCTACAGAAGacaaaagaacagagaaagagcCTGGGATCTTCACATTCTaactcctcatcctcatctctTACTGAGAAAGACCAGCATCATTCAAAacaccaccaccatcaccaccatcatcatCGTCACAGCAGCAGTCATCATAA AATCAGCAATCTGAGTCCAGAACAAGATCAGGGACTATGGAAACAGAG CCATAAATCCTCTGCAGCTATTCAGAATGAAACtccaaagaaaaaacccaaactggaATCCAAGCCATCAAATGGAGATAG TAGCTCTATAAATCAGTCTGCAGACAGTGGAGGAACTGACAACTTTGTCCTCATAAGTCAGCTGAAAGAAGAAGTAATGTCACTTAAACGTCTTCTGCAGCAAAGAGATCAGACTATTTTAGAGAAAgataaaaag TTGACAGAATTGAAGGCAGATTTCCAGTACCAAGAGTCTAACTTGAGGACAAAAATGAACAGTATGGAGAAAGCTCACAAGGAAACTGTGGAACAGTTGCAG GCCAAAAACAGAGAACTGCTCAAACAGGTCGCAGCATTGTCCAAGGGTAAAAAGTTTGATAAAAGTGGGAGTATCCTTACATCTCCTTGA
- the FAM76B gene encoding protein FAM76B isoform X2, protein MAAAGAAAAPALYACTKCNQRYPFEELSQGQQLCKECRIAHPIVKCTYCRSEFQQESKTNTICKKCAQNVKQFGTPKPCQYCNIIAAFIGTKCQRCTNSEKKYGPPQTCEQCKQQCAFDRKEEGRRKVDGKLLCWLCTLSYKRVLQKTKEQRKSLGSSHSNSSSSSLTEKDQHHSKHHHHHHHHHRHSSSHHKISNLSPEQDQGLWKQSHKSSAAIQNETPKKKPKLESKPSNGDSSINQSADSGGTDNFVLISQLKEEVMSLKRLLQQRDQTILEKDKKLTELKADFQYQESNLRTKMNSMEKAHKETVEQLQAKNRELLKQVAALSKGKKFDKSGSILTSP, encoded by the exons atggcggcggcgggcgcggcggccGCCCCGGCGCTTTATGCGTGCACCAAGTGCAACCAGCGGTACCCGTTCGAGGAGCTCTCgcagggccagcagctgtgcaag GAGTGCCGCATCGCCCACCCCATCGTGAAGTGCACCTACTGCCGCTCCGAGTTCCAGCAGGAGAG CAAAACCAACACAATATGCAAGAAATGTGCCCAAAACGTGAAGCAGTTTGGAACG cccaAGCCTTGTCAGTATTGTAACATTATTGCAGCATTTATTGGCACAAAATGCCAGCGTTGCACCAACTCAGAGAAGAAGTATGGCCCGCCCCAGACCTGTGAGCAGTGCAAACAGCAATGTGCTTTTGATCGAAAAgaggagggaagaaggaag GTTGATGGAAAGTTGTTGTGTTGGCTCTGCACGCTGTCCTACAAGAGAGTGCTACAGAAGacaaaagaacagagaaagagcCTGGGATCTTCACATTCTaactcctcatcctcatctctTACTGAGAAAGACCAGCATCATTCAAAacaccaccaccatcaccaccatcatcatCGTCACAGCAGCAGTCATCATAA AATCAGCAATCTGAGTCCAGAACAAGATCAGGGACTATGGAAACAGAG CCATAAATCCTCTGCAGCTATTCAGAATGAAACtccaaagaaaaaacccaaactggaATCCAAGCCATCAAATGGAGATAG CTCTATAAATCAGTCTGCAGACAGTGGAGGAACTGACAACTTTGTCCTCATAAGTCAGCTGAAAGAAGAAGTAATGTCACTTAAACGTCTTCTGCAGCAAAGAGATCAGACTATTTTAGAGAAAgataaaaag TTGACAGAATTGAAGGCAGATTTCCAGTACCAAGAGTCTAACTTGAGGACAAAAATGAACAGTATGGAGAAAGCTCACAAGGAAACTGTGGAACAGTTGCAG GCCAAAAACAGAGAACTGCTCAAACAGGTCGCAGCATTGTCCAAGGGTAAAAAGTTTGATAAAAGTGGGAGTATCCTTACATCTCCTTGA
- the FAM76B gene encoding protein FAM76B isoform X3 — MAAAGAAAAPALYACTKCNQRYPFEELSQGQQLCKECRIAHPIVKCTYCRSEFQQESKTNTICKKCAQNVKQFGTPKPCQYCNIIAAFIGTKCQRCTNSEKKYGPPQTCEQCKQQCAFDRKEEGRRKVDGKLLCWLCTLSYKRVLQKTKEQRKSLGSSHSNSSSSSLTEKDQHHSKHHHHHHHHHRHSSSHHKISNLSPEQDQGLWKQSSSINQSADSGGTDNFVLISQLKEEVMSLKRLLQQRDQTILEKDKKLTELKADFQYQESNLRTKMNSMEKAHKETVEQLQAKNRELLKQVAALSKGKKFDKSGSILTSP, encoded by the exons atggcggcggcgggcgcggcggccGCCCCGGCGCTTTATGCGTGCACCAAGTGCAACCAGCGGTACCCGTTCGAGGAGCTCTCgcagggccagcagctgtgcaag GAGTGCCGCATCGCCCACCCCATCGTGAAGTGCACCTACTGCCGCTCCGAGTTCCAGCAGGAGAG CAAAACCAACACAATATGCAAGAAATGTGCCCAAAACGTGAAGCAGTTTGGAACG cccaAGCCTTGTCAGTATTGTAACATTATTGCAGCATTTATTGGCACAAAATGCCAGCGTTGCACCAACTCAGAGAAGAAGTATGGCCCGCCCCAGACCTGTGAGCAGTGCAAACAGCAATGTGCTTTTGATCGAAAAgaggagggaagaaggaag GTTGATGGAAAGTTGTTGTGTTGGCTCTGCACGCTGTCCTACAAGAGAGTGCTACAGAAGacaaaagaacagagaaagagcCTGGGATCTTCACATTCTaactcctcatcctcatctctTACTGAGAAAGACCAGCATCATTCAAAacaccaccaccatcaccaccatcatcatCGTCACAGCAGCAGTCATCATAA AATCAGCAATCTGAGTCCAGAACAAGATCAGGGACTATGGAAACAGAG TAGCTCTATAAATCAGTCTGCAGACAGTGGAGGAACTGACAACTTTGTCCTCATAAGTCAGCTGAAAGAAGAAGTAATGTCACTTAAACGTCTTCTGCAGCAAAGAGATCAGACTATTTTAGAGAAAgataaaaag TTGACAGAATTGAAGGCAGATTTCCAGTACCAAGAGTCTAACTTGAGGACAAAAATGAACAGTATGGAGAAAGCTCACAAGGAAACTGTGGAACAGTTGCAG GCCAAAAACAGAGAACTGCTCAAACAGGTCGCAGCATTGTCCAAGGGTAAAAAGTTTGATAAAAGTGGGAGTATCCTTACATCTCCTTGA